The proteins below are encoded in one region of Lactuca sativa cultivar Salinas chromosome 3, Lsat_Salinas_v11, whole genome shotgun sequence:
- the LOC128132886 gene encoding uncharacterized mitochondrial protein AtMg00810-like produces MAERPLLTPDTDGESVDQTHYRSMIGLLMYLTASHPDIMFAVCQCARYQDSNYGGCKLDRKSTSGGYQFLGDRLVSWQCNKKHTVSTSAAEAEYVVASAYCSQVIWIQHQLLDYGLNYLETHILCDNEAAINMKMHFININMKMKMHFSTRKPSPALENQAH; encoded by the exons ATGGCTGAGAGACCCCTACTGACTCCAGATACTGATGGCGAATCTGTAGATCAAACtcactacagatcgatgatcggtttgttgatgtatctaactgcaagcCATCCAgatatcatgtttgcagtttgtcaatgcgctcgCTATCAGg acagtaattatggaggctgtaaGCTTGATAGAAAATCTACATCAGGAGGATATCAATTCCTTGGTGATAGGTTGGTGTCTTGGCAGTGCAACAAAAAGCACACGGTCTCAACCTCAGCAGCAGAAGCGGAATATGTTGTTGCCTCTGCTTATTGCTCTCAAgttatatggatccaacatcagctgttggattacggtttgaattatttAGAAACCCATATCCtgtgtgataatgaggctgccatTAACATGAAAATGCATTTCATTAACATTAACATGAAAATGAAAATGCATTTCAGCACTCGAAAACCCAGTCCAGCACTCGAAAACCAAGCACATTAA